In Rutidosis leptorrhynchoides isolate AG116_Rl617_1_P2 chromosome 2, CSIRO_AGI_Rlap_v1, whole genome shotgun sequence, one genomic interval encodes:
- the LOC139889606 gene encoding uncharacterized protein has product MPHLLSEVGNLRAEGRPTVNHEIVTSKPYGLKDFKLSNPPTYEGDLTLIKSTQWISDIEGCFRTMRCLEDFKTMLECQVCILMGVAQRWWDDLLVIQGSDYADKLTWGEFNREFFKKFQSEVEVERLKSELQNTHQGTMDMTTFRAHFIDRIQFNPEYINNEMSKCRLFHSMMRDEIR; this is encoded by the coding sequence ATGCCCCATCTTCTAAGTGAAGTGGGTAATTTAAGGGCCGAAGGGAGGCCAACTGTGAATCATGAGATTGTTACTTCAAAACCTTACGGCTTAAAAGACTTCAAGCTCAGCAATCCACCCACTTATGAGGGAGACCTTACTCTCATCAAGAGCACTCAGTGGATTTCTGACATTGAGGGTTGCTTTAGGACAATGCGATGTCTTGAGGACTTTAAAACTATGTTAGAGTGTCAAGTGTGTATACTAATGGGTGTTGCCCAAAGATGGTGGGATGATCTTCTTGTGATACAAGGAAGTGATTACGCGGATAAGTTAACTTGGGGAGAATTCAACcgtgaatttttcaaaaaatttcaaTCGGAGGTTGAAGTGGAACGATTGAAATCCGAGCTCCAAAATACTCATCAAGGGACTATGGATATGACTACCTTCCGAGCTCATTTCATTGACCGAATTCAGTTTAACCccgagtatattaacaatgaaatgagCAAGTGTCGATTGTTCCATAGTATGATGCGTGATGAGATTAGGTAA